In a single window of the Streptomyces sp. 846.5 genome:
- a CDS encoding YhjD/YihY/BrkB family envelope integrity protein, translating into MAVPWRRVSDRLHRRVERLRTRAEELRAVAERRMPVLTELTDRLLSANLLDAGTRLAAQAFLTSVPLLFALGAFAPQGVRDQLLHSLRSVFGLTGASDQQLNAAVGGGTDDEQLRQTTGTIGLLMALVSSTSFSRAMARVCERAWQLPKSGTRIAAWRWLLWVVTLMAMVLVQGPLRDGFGVGIWLGVPVSFLVGVVVWWWTQHLLLAARVGWLPLLPGALLASAAMSALALTARIYMPSALNRSLSAYGSLGLVLAVLSWLIVLCAAITFAITIGAVLAQEPPLNRYLGARTPT; encoded by the coding sequence TTGGCGGTTCCCTGGCGCCGCGTTTCGGACCGGTTGCACCGGCGGGTGGAGCGACTGCGCACGCGGGCGGAGGAGCTGCGCGCAGTGGCCGAGCGGCGGATGCCGGTACTGACCGAGCTGACGGACCGTCTGCTGTCCGCCAACCTGCTCGACGCCGGGACCAGGCTGGCCGCGCAGGCCTTCCTGACCTCGGTACCGCTGCTCTTCGCGCTGGGGGCGTTCGCCCCGCAGGGGGTCCGCGATCAGCTGCTCCACTCGCTGCGCTCGGTCTTCGGGCTGACCGGCGCGTCGGACCAGCAACTGAACGCGGCGGTCGGCGGCGGCACCGATGACGAGCAGCTTCGCCAGACCACCGGGACCATCGGCCTGCTGATGGCCCTGGTGTCGTCGACCAGCTTCAGCCGGGCGATGGCCCGCGTCTGCGAGCGGGCCTGGCAGCTCCCCAAGTCCGGGACCAGGATCGCCGCCTGGCGCTGGCTGCTGTGGGTGGTCACGCTGATGGCGATGGTTCTCGTCCAGGGGCCGCTGCGGGACGGGTTCGGGGTCGGGATCTGGCTGGGCGTGCCGGTGAGCTTCCTGGTCGGAGTGGTGGTGTGGTGGTGGACCCAGCACCTCCTGCTCGCCGCCCGCGTCGGCTGGCTGCCACTGCTGCCGGGAGCGCTGCTGGCATCGGCGGCGATGTCCGCCCTGGCGCTGACCGCCCGCATCTACATGCCGTCCGCGCTGAACCGCTCGCTGTCCGCGTACGGCTCCCTCGGACTGGTGCTGGCGGTCCTGTCCTGGCTGATCGTCCTGTGCGCCGCCATCACCTTCGCCATCACCATCGGCGCGGTCCTCGCCCAGGAACCCCCGCTCAACCGCTACCTGGGCGCGAGGACGCCGACCTGA
- a CDS encoding aldo/keto reductase, whose amino-acid sequence MEHRTLGSQGLTVGAQGLGLMGMSAFYGATDETESLATIDRALELGVTLLDTAESYGPFVNEQLLGKALAGRRDAAVVATKTGVEISDDGQVLGLNGRPEYVRHALDRSLRHLGTDHVDLYYLHRIDPKVPIEETVGALAELVAEGRIRYIGLSEASAQTIRRAHAVHPITAVQTEYSLFERGIEQDGVRDTLQELGIGLVAYSPLGRGFLSGAITSPDDFAADDWRRTDPRFQGENFDRNLDVVREVRRIASDKNVTPSQLALAWVQHQGAVAIPGTKRRRYLEENVAATEVALTADDIAAIEAVAPHGVVTGDRYAPEFMGTLNG is encoded by the coding sequence ATGGAACACCGCACACTGGGCAGCCAGGGCCTGACCGTCGGGGCCCAGGGCCTCGGCCTCATGGGCATGAGCGCCTTCTACGGCGCCACCGACGAGACCGAGTCGCTGGCCACCATCGACCGCGCGCTGGAACTCGGCGTCACCCTGCTGGACACCGCCGAGAGCTACGGCCCCTTCGTCAACGAGCAGCTCCTCGGCAAGGCGCTGGCCGGGCGCCGGGACGCCGCCGTGGTCGCCACCAAGACCGGCGTCGAGATCAGCGACGACGGCCAGGTGCTCGGTCTCAACGGCCGGCCCGAGTACGTCCGCCATGCCCTCGACCGCTCGCTGCGGCACCTGGGCACTGACCATGTCGACCTGTACTACCTGCACCGCATCGACCCCAAGGTGCCGATCGAGGAGACCGTCGGCGCCCTGGCCGAGCTGGTCGCCGAAGGCAGGATCCGCTACATCGGCCTGTCCGAGGCCTCCGCGCAGACCATCCGGCGCGCCCACGCCGTCCACCCGATCACCGCCGTCCAGACCGAGTACTCGCTCTTCGAGCGCGGCATCGAGCAGGACGGGGTGCGCGACACGCTGCAGGAGCTGGGGATCGGCCTGGTGGCCTACTCCCCGCTGGGTCGCGGCTTCCTGTCCGGCGCGATCACCAGCCCGGACGACTTCGCCGCGGACGACTGGCGCCGGACCGACCCCCGGTTCCAGGGCGAGAACTTCGACCGCAACCTGGACGTCGTCCGCGAGGTCCGCCGCATCGCGTCCGACAAGAACGTCACCCCCTCCCAGCTGGCCCTCGCCTGGGTCCAGCACCAGGGCGCCGTCGCCATCCCCGGCACCAAGCGCCGCCGCTACCTGGAGGAGAACGTCGCCGCCACCGAGGTGGCCCTGACCGCCGACGACATCGCCGCGATCGAGGCGGTGGCCCCGCACGGCGTGGTCACCGGCGACCGCTACGCACCCGAGTTCATGGGGACGCTCAACGGCTGA
- a CDS encoding GNAT family N-acetyltransferase, with the protein MLPLAGVTVVSLEQAVAAPYATRQLADLGARVIKVERPGGDFARDYDRTVKGMSAYFVWCNRGKESVVLDLKEEGDRALLDRILEQADVFVQNLAPGAAERLGLGAGQLRERWPRLIVCGISGYGDRGPYRDKKAFDLLVQCEAGLVSLTGTPEAPARAGASLADVASAMYAYSGILTALYERERTGLGSSFDVSMLDALGEWLGQPLYTALYGDAPLARSGARHPSIAPYGHYRAGDGGEVFLSVQSDRDWIALCEQVLRQPGLVRDPRFADNPARYRHDAELTPILEESFADCGTAELMERLEAAGIANARLRSMTEFADHPQHLARDRWREFDSPAGPLRGLLPPVTVHGRETPLRPVPALGQHTDAIRAEFGDGAGMPMVQRTETVTTWHLEQRSAEEVRAVPAPGELDLRVVRAEQAGPEFARFLYTAVGGAWSWTDRLPWTYAQWEQYLAKPGVELWVAWVGGTPAGYVELEPHDGGVVEIAYFGLLPAFIGRRIGGHLLGEGLRRAWDLAERHPSLPGTQRVTVHTCSLDGPAALRNYEARGLRVCRTETAEQPVAVAPGPWPGALSG; encoded by the coding sequence GTGCTGCCCCTCGCCGGAGTGACCGTCGTCTCGCTGGAGCAGGCTGTCGCCGCGCCCTACGCCACCCGGCAGCTCGCCGACCTCGGGGCCCGGGTGATCAAGGTGGAGCGCCCCGGCGGCGACTTCGCCCGTGACTACGACCGGACGGTCAAGGGCATGTCCGCCTACTTCGTGTGGTGCAACCGGGGCAAGGAGAGCGTCGTCCTGGACCTCAAGGAGGAGGGCGACCGGGCGCTGCTGGACCGCATCCTGGAGCAGGCCGACGTGTTCGTGCAGAACCTCGCCCCGGGTGCGGCGGAGCGCCTGGGCCTGGGCGCCGGGCAGCTGCGCGAGCGCTGGCCGCGGCTGATCGTCTGCGGGATCTCCGGCTACGGCGACCGGGGCCCCTACCGCGACAAGAAGGCCTTCGACCTGCTGGTCCAGTGCGAGGCGGGGCTGGTCTCGCTCACCGGCACTCCCGAGGCCCCGGCCCGGGCCGGGGCCTCGCTGGCCGACGTCGCCTCGGCGATGTACGCGTACAGCGGCATCCTCACCGCGCTGTACGAGCGCGAGCGGACCGGCCTCGGCAGCTCGTTCGATGTCTCGATGCTGGACGCCCTGGGCGAGTGGCTGGGCCAGCCCCTCTACACCGCCCTGTACGGGGACGCGCCGCTGGCCCGCTCCGGCGCCCGGCACCCCTCCATCGCCCCCTACGGCCACTACCGGGCCGGGGACGGCGGCGAGGTCTTCCTGTCGGTGCAGAGCGACCGCGACTGGATCGCCCTGTGCGAGCAGGTGCTGCGGCAGCCCGGGCTGGTCCGCGACCCGCGCTTCGCCGACAACCCCGCGCGCTACCGCCACGACGCCGAGCTCACCCCGATCCTGGAGGAGTCCTTCGCCGACTGCGGCACCGCGGAGCTGATGGAGCGGCTGGAGGCCGCGGGGATCGCCAACGCCCGGCTCCGCAGCATGACCGAGTTCGCCGACCATCCCCAGCACCTGGCCCGGGACCGCTGGCGCGAGTTCGACTCCCCGGCGGGCCCGCTGCGCGGACTGCTGCCCCCGGTCACCGTCCACGGCCGGGAGACCCCGCTCCGTCCGGTGCCCGCGCTCGGGCAGCACACCGACGCGATCCGGGCCGAGTTCGGCGACGGGGCCGGCATGCCGATGGTGCAGCGCACCGAGACCGTCACCACCTGGCACCTGGAGCAGCGCTCCGCCGAGGAGGTCCGCGCCGTCCCGGCCCCCGGCGAGCTGGATCTGCGGGTCGTCCGGGCGGAGCAGGCCGGCCCGGAGTTCGCCCGCTTCCTCTACACGGCGGTGGGCGGCGCCTGGTCCTGGACGGACCGGCTGCCGTGGACCTACGCGCAGTGGGAGCAGTACCTGGCCAAGCCGGGCGTGGAGCTCTGGGTGGCGTGGGTGGGCGGCACCCCCGCCGGGTACGTGGAGCTGGAGCCGCACGACGGGGGCGTCGTGGAGATCGCCTACTTCGGGCTGCTGCCGGCCTTCATCGGCCGACGCATCGGCGGCCACCTGCTCGGCGAGGGCCTGCGGCGCGCCTGGGACCTGGCCGAGCGCCACCCGTCGCTGCCGGGCACGCAGCGGGTGACCGTGCACACCTGCTCCCTGGACGGCCCGGCCGCGCTGCGCAACTACGAGGCCCGGGGGCTGCGGGTGTGCCGCACCGAGACGGCCGAACAGCCGGTCGCGGTCGCACCTGGTCCCTGGCCGGGAGCGCTGTCCGGCTGA
- a CDS encoding thiamine pyrophosphate-dependent dehydrogenase E1 component subunit alpha, which translates to MTQEKPTEQHLNQDVQLDLYRRQAEVRVFEKRAYDLFLQNLVKGTSHLSLGQEAIAAGFGTAMRGDDYTFATYRGHAHTLVRGVPMAAVMGELLGRESGLMAGKGGSMHLTSVEHGVMGSYAIVGAHLPIAVGAAWSAQYRESGQAAVCFFGDGATNIGAFHEALNLAAVWRLPVVFVCENNLYMEYTPIAAVTAVPRPAADRAAAYGLEPLVVDGNDVEAVYGVARTALERARAGAGPSLVEALTYRHGGHSRADPGKYRPAAEVEEWLARDPVTGYRERLLGRGIPAKILDDIDTEVRAAVDAATEAAKSASAPAPERLLSQVWTDGGSSWRN; encoded by the coding sequence ATGACCCAGGAAAAGCCCACGGAACAGCACCTCAACCAGGACGTCCAGCTGGACCTCTACCGCAGGCAGGCCGAGGTCCGGGTCTTCGAGAAGCGCGCCTATGACCTCTTCCTGCAGAACCTGGTCAAGGGCACCAGCCACCTCTCCCTCGGCCAGGAGGCCATCGCGGCCGGCTTCGGCACCGCCATGCGCGGCGACGACTACACCTTCGCCACCTACCGCGGCCACGCCCACACCCTGGTCCGGGGCGTGCCGATGGCCGCGGTGATGGGCGAACTCCTGGGCCGGGAAAGCGGACTGATGGCGGGCAAGGGCGGCTCCATGCACCTCACCAGCGTCGAGCACGGGGTGATGGGCTCCTACGCCATCGTCGGCGCGCACCTGCCGATCGCGGTCGGCGCGGCCTGGAGCGCCCAGTACCGGGAGAGCGGACAGGCGGCGGTGTGCTTCTTCGGCGACGGCGCCACCAACATCGGCGCCTTCCACGAGGCGCTCAACCTGGCGGCGGTGTGGCGGCTGCCGGTGGTCTTCGTCTGCGAGAACAACCTCTACATGGAGTACACGCCGATCGCCGCGGTCACCGCCGTCCCTCGCCCGGCCGCCGACCGGGCCGCAGCCTACGGCCTGGAGCCGCTGGTGGTGGACGGCAACGACGTCGAGGCCGTGTACGGGGTGGCCCGCACCGCGCTGGAACGGGCCCGCGCCGGGGCCGGACCCAGCCTGGTCGAGGCGCTGACGTACCGTCACGGCGGCCACTCCCGGGCCGATCCGGGCAAGTACCGGCCGGCGGCGGAGGTCGAGGAGTGGCTGGCCCGGGACCCGGTCACCGGCTACCGCGAGCGGCTGCTCGGACGCGGCATCCCGGCGAAGATCCTCGACGACATCGACACGGAGGTGCGGGCCGCCGTCGACGCCGCCACCGAGGCGGCCAAGTCCGCGTCGGCGCCCGCGCCGGAACGACTACTCAGCCAGGTCTGGACCGACGGAGGCTCCTCATGGCGCAACTGA
- a CDS encoding VOC family protein yields the protein MKGTTAVDYRLELIPLPVADVDRAKAFYADRLGFKVDLDFSPNESFRVVQLTPPGSACSVALGVGIVGTPPGSVQGLHLVVDDIHAARAELVGRGVEVAAVEDMSAPGKPTVSYAAFTDPDGNGWTLQQLPR from the coding sequence GTGAAGGGAACCACCGCCGTGGACTACCGCCTCGAACTGATCCCGCTCCCGGTCGCCGACGTCGACCGCGCCAAGGCCTTCTACGCCGACCGGCTCGGCTTCAAGGTCGACCTCGACTTCAGCCCCAACGAGTCGTTCCGCGTGGTCCAGCTGACGCCGCCGGGGTCTGCCTGTTCGGTCGCCCTCGGCGTCGGCATCGTCGGCACTCCCCCGGGCTCGGTCCAGGGCCTGCACCTGGTCGTGGACGACATCCACGCCGCCCGGGCCGAGCTGGTCGGGCGGGGAGTCGAGGTCGCGGCGGTGGAGGACATGAGCGCGCCCGGCAAGCCGACCGTCTCCTACGCCGCGTTCACCGATCCGGACGGCAACGGCTGGACCCTGCAGCAGCTCCCCCGCTGA
- a CDS encoding phosphonate degradation HD-domain oxygenase has product MTPDRILDLLSELFAGQGGAEYFGEEVTQAQHMLQAGALAEEAGADPALVAAALLHDVGHFHGGTTGDDLMAGTDNRHSHTGADWLAQWFSPAATEPVRLHVAAKRYLCTVEPDYADRLSPASVHTLAVQGGPMTPTEAAAFADHPYGADAVRLRRWDDAAKDPDARTPGFDHFRPLLATLLPRNA; this is encoded by the coding sequence ATGACCCCGGATCGGATCCTCGACCTCCTGTCCGAGCTGTTCGCCGGCCAGGGCGGCGCGGAGTACTTCGGCGAGGAGGTCACCCAGGCCCAGCACATGCTGCAGGCCGGTGCGCTGGCCGAGGAGGCCGGTGCGGACCCGGCGCTGGTCGCGGCAGCCCTGCTGCACGACGTGGGCCACTTCCACGGCGGGACCACCGGCGACGACCTGATGGCCGGCACCGACAACCGGCACAGCCACACCGGCGCCGACTGGCTGGCGCAGTGGTTCAGCCCCGCCGCCACCGAACCGGTGCGGCTGCACGTCGCCGCCAAGCGCTACCTCTGCACGGTGGAGCCCGACTACGCCGACCGGCTGTCCCCCGCCTCGGTGCACACCCTCGCCGTGCAGGGCGGTCCGATGACGCCGACCGAGGCCGCGGCCTTCGCGGACCACCCCTACGGCGCGGACGCGGTGCGGCTGCGCCGCTGGGACGACGCCGCCAAGGACCCGGACGCCCGCACCCCCGGCTTCGACCACTTCCGCCCGCTGCTCGCGACACTGCTGCCCCGCAACGCCTGA
- a CDS encoding DUF4328 domain-containing protein, which yields MARPVGSPGWLARVLCGALAALAVANAVAGVAAWHRYQLVLALPPEQAPLGTDALLNDQMWFGILMGWRRAALVVSVLLLVLWLDNMRGLADEVWPEGQRRSRAWLIFGWVLPVGNLFLPKMFVNDLWAAGRPRQQRERGHWLLTLWWLSILVAFGSSGGMLNHVQQAARAGQEAEAMRQLMFIDGLLIAVALLTIAVVWRLSGMLERAVLQVQPVLLPFGQVGVLAPR from the coding sequence ATGGCGAGACCCGTCGGGTCGCCCGGGTGGTTGGCGCGGGTGTTGTGCGGGGCGCTGGCGGCGCTTGCGGTGGCGAATGCCGTGGCGGGGGTGGCGGCTTGGCACAGGTATCAGTTGGTGCTGGCGCTGCCGCCGGAGCAGGCGCCCTTGGGCACCGATGCGCTGCTCAACGACCAGATGTGGTTCGGCATCCTGATGGGGTGGCGGAGGGCGGCGCTGGTCGTGTCCGTGCTGCTGCTCGTCCTGTGGCTGGACAACATGCGCGGGCTCGCTGACGAGGTCTGGCCCGAGGGGCAACGGCGGAGCCGGGCGTGGCTGATCTTCGGATGGGTGCTCCCGGTGGGAAACCTGTTCCTACCGAAGATGTTCGTCAATGACCTGTGGGCCGCCGGCCGGCCCCGGCAGCAGCGTGAACGCGGACACTGGCTGCTCACCCTCTGGTGGCTTTCGATCCTCGTCGCGTTCGGCTCGTCCGGAGGCATGCTGAACCATGTGCAGCAGGCGGCCCGCGCAGGCCAGGAGGCCGAGGCGATGCGGCAGCTGATGTTCATCGACGGCCTGCTGATCGCCGTCGCGCTTCTGACGATCGCCGTCGTCTGGCGGCTCAGCGGCATGCTGGAGCGCGCAGTGCTGCAGGTGCAGCCTGTTCTCCTGCCGTTCGGTCAGGTCGGCGTCCTCGCGCCCAGGTAG
- a CDS encoding ferredoxin reductase: MNVAAGWRVARLVGVHDETATARTLVLDVPGWPGHLGGQHVDLQLTAEDGYQAQRSYSLAAPAKGDRIELTVQRVPDGEVSPYLTEVLTIGDPIEVRGPVGGWFVWRPADPAPVLLLAGGAGIVPLMAMVRARRAEASRTPFRLIYSLRTPGDLYYGEELRRPGPGDAGADATLLYTRTAPPGSPRPSRRLSTEDVERYGWPPDFEPTCYVCGPTGFVEAAADMLTKLGHDPRRVRTERFGPSGG, encoded by the coding sequence CTGAACGTGGCTGCGGGATGGCGCGTCGCGCGGCTGGTGGGGGTGCACGACGAGACGGCGACGGCCCGGACCCTGGTGCTCGACGTCCCTGGCTGGCCCGGCCACCTGGGCGGGCAACACGTCGACCTGCAGCTCACCGCCGAGGACGGATACCAGGCGCAGCGCAGCTACTCGCTGGCCGCCCCGGCGAAGGGCGACCGGATCGAGCTGACCGTGCAGCGGGTCCCCGACGGGGAGGTCTCCCCGTACCTCACCGAGGTGCTCACCATCGGGGACCCGATCGAGGTCCGCGGCCCGGTGGGCGGGTGGTTCGTGTGGCGGCCCGCCGATCCGGCACCCGTGCTGCTGCTCGCGGGGGGCGCCGGTATCGTCCCGCTGATGGCCATGGTGCGGGCGCGCCGGGCCGAGGCGAGCCGCACGCCGTTCCGGCTGATCTACTCGCTGCGGACGCCCGGCGACCTCTACTACGGCGAGGAGCTGCGCCGTCCGGGTCCGGGTGACGCCGGGGCGGACGCCACCCTGCTGTACACCCGGACCGCACCGCCGGGCTCGCCGCGGCCATCCAGGAGGCTGAGCACCGAGGACGTCGAACGGTACGGCTGGCCACCCGACTTCGAGCCCACCTGCTACGTGTGCGGACCGACCGGCTTCGTCGAGGCGGCCGCCGACATGCTGACCAAGCTCGGTCACGACCCGCGCCGGGTCAGGACCGAGCGCTTCGGCCCCAGTGGAGGCTGA
- a CDS encoding alpha-ketoacid dehydrogenase subunit beta — protein MAQLTYRDAVRRGIAQEMRRDERVVLIGEDVAAAGGVFKTTPGLLEEFGPRRVLDAPISEQAILGAAMGAAMTGLRPIAEIMFSDFLAVCWDMVANEIAKTRYMTDGQVSLPLVIRTANGGGLRFGGQHSQSVENWAMAVPGLKVLVPATPADLIGLLAAAVRDPDPVLIFEPKALYPVRGEVPDGDLLDTLGTARVLRAGGDATLVAVGAMVPRAVVAAERLAVEGIECTVVDLRSLVPLDVRTLLDAVAVTGRLFTVEENPRLCGWGAEIASIVAEEAFGALTGPIVRITTPHIPLPAADTLEDLARPSVDRIADTVRKALG, from the coding sequence ATGGCGCAACTGACCTACCGTGACGCCGTACGCCGGGGCATCGCCCAGGAGATGCGGCGGGACGAGCGCGTGGTGCTGATCGGCGAGGACGTCGCCGCGGCCGGCGGGGTCTTCAAGACCACCCCCGGGCTGCTGGAGGAGTTCGGCCCGCGCCGGGTGCTCGACGCGCCGATCAGCGAACAGGCCATCCTCGGCGCGGCCATGGGCGCGGCGATGACCGGACTGCGGCCCATCGCGGAGATCATGTTCAGCGACTTCCTCGCGGTCTGCTGGGACATGGTGGCCAACGAGATAGCCAAGACCCGCTATATGACGGACGGTCAGGTCTCGCTGCCACTGGTGATCCGCACTGCCAACGGCGGCGGACTGCGCTTCGGCGGGCAGCACTCGCAGAGCGTGGAGAACTGGGCGATGGCGGTGCCGGGGCTGAAGGTCCTGGTCCCGGCAACACCGGCGGACCTGATCGGGCTGCTGGCCGCGGCCGTGCGGGATCCGGACCCGGTACTGATCTTCGAGCCCAAGGCGCTGTACCCGGTCCGCGGCGAAGTCCCGGACGGCGACCTGCTGGACACCCTCGGCACCGCACGGGTGCTGCGGGCCGGCGGCGACGCCACCCTGGTCGCGGTGGGGGCGATGGTCCCGCGCGCGGTCGTGGCGGCCGAGCGGCTCGCGGTGGAGGGCATCGAATGCACCGTGGTCGACCTGCGCTCGCTGGTCCCGCTGGACGTCCGCACCCTGCTGGACGCCGTGGCCGTGACCGGCCGGCTGTTCACCGTGGAGGAGAACCCGCGGCTGTGCGGCTGGGGTGCGGAGATCGCCTCGATCGTCGCCGAGGAGGCGTTCGGCGCGCTCACCGGGCCGATCGTCCGGATCACCACACCGCACATCCCCCTGCCCGCCGCCGACACCCTGGAGGACCTGGCCCGGCCCTCCGTCGACCGGATCGCGGACACCGTGCGCAAGGCGCTGGGGTAG
- a CDS encoding sulfite oxidase-like oxidoreductase, whose protein sequence is MGIVSPGFRGRPRSKGVELPPGQYLVEDFPVLSAGPTPRVPLDRWEFSVTTESGETHRWSWAELLALPSERMTVDLHCVTRWSKLRTPWQGVSLDTLLAGVETAADFVMADSYGGYTTNLPLQDLRNGQAWIAYRYDGKDLSAEHGGPARLLVPHLYLWKSAKWVRGLRLLTQDEPGFWESAGYHDYGDPWREQRYQGD, encoded by the coding sequence GTGGGGATCGTCTCGCCCGGGTTCCGGGGCAGGCCGCGCAGTAAAGGGGTGGAGTTGCCGCCGGGGCAGTATCTGGTGGAGGACTTTCCGGTGCTGTCGGCCGGGCCGACGCCGCGGGTGCCGTTGGACCGGTGGGAGTTCAGTGTCACCACCGAGAGCGGGGAGACGCACCGCTGGTCCTGGGCGGAGCTGCTGGCGCTGCCCAGCGAGCGGATGACCGTGGACCTGCACTGTGTGACGCGCTGGTCCAAACTTCGAACGCCGTGGCAGGGGGTGTCCCTGGACACCCTGCTCGCCGGGGTGGAGACCGCCGCGGACTTCGTCATGGCCGACTCCTACGGCGGGTACACCACCAATCTGCCGTTGCAGGACCTGAGGAACGGCCAGGCGTGGATCGCCTACCGCTACGACGGCAAGGACCTGTCCGCCGAGCACGGTGGGCCGGCCCGGCTGCTGGTGCCGCATCTGTACCTGTGGAAATCGGCGAAGTGGGTCCGGGGCCTGCGGCTGCTGACCCAGGACGAGCCTGGGTTCTGGGAGAGCGCCGGCTACCACGACTACGGCGACCCGTGGCGCGAGCAGCGCTACCAGGGGGACTGA
- a CDS encoding DUF6510 family protein, whose amino-acid sequence MDDRHQDRHQDRHQDRHQDGNALAGPLAEIFSVDVTAALGRCAACGLNGPLASLRVYGQAPGPLVGRCPGCEAVVLRLVRGPEDAWLDLSGTRCLRVPLGG is encoded by the coding sequence ATGGACGACCGCCATCAGGACCGCCACCAGGACCGCCATCAGGACCGTCACCAGGACGGCAACGCGTTGGCCGGGCCGCTCGCGGAGATCTTCAGCGTGGACGTCACCGCCGCGCTCGGCCGCTGTGCGGCCTGCGGTCTGAACGGCCCGCTCGCGTCGCTGCGCGTCTACGGGCAGGCCCCGGGCCCGCTGGTGGGCCGCTGCCCCGGGTGCGAGGCGGTGGTGCTGCGGCTGGTGCGCGGCCCCGAGGACGCCTGGCTGGACCTCAGCGGGACCCGCTGCCTGCGGGTGCCGCTGGGGGGCTGA
- a CDS encoding TetR family transcriptional regulator yields the protein MPRDSSATKARLLDAAFTEFAAYGIAGARVDRIAEAAGANKRLIYVYFGNKEQLFDEVLQRALTAGAESVPFDVEDLPGYAGAIFDHLVARPDLMRLRLWKLLERPSATGLEKDAFRGKAAEVAEAQQRGELAQEMAPADLLTMVLAAAQAWFWAADGAGPEEVSQSWPQERLALHRSAVVEAARRMSEPKTAGA from the coding sequence ATGCCACGCGACTCCAGTGCCACCAAGGCCCGGCTGCTCGACGCCGCCTTCACCGAATTCGCCGCCTACGGCATCGCCGGGGCCCGGGTGGACCGGATCGCCGAGGCCGCGGGGGCGAACAAGCGGCTGATCTACGTCTACTTCGGCAACAAGGAGCAGTTGTTCGACGAGGTTCTGCAACGGGCGCTCACGGCGGGCGCCGAGTCGGTGCCGTTCGACGTCGAGGACCTGCCCGGATACGCCGGTGCGATCTTCGACCACCTCGTCGCCCGGCCGGACCTGATGCGCCTGCGTCTATGGAAACTGCTGGAGCGCCCCTCTGCCACCGGACTCGAGAAGGATGCCTTCCGAGGCAAGGCCGCCGAGGTGGCCGAGGCGCAGCAGCGTGGCGAGCTCGCACAGGAGATGGCGCCCGCCGATCTCCTGACCATGGTTCTCGCCGCAGCGCAGGCATGGTTCTGGGCCGCCGACGGCGCCGGCCCGGAGGAGGTCAGTCAGTCCTGGCCGCAGGAGCGGCTTGCCCTGCACCGCTCGGCGGTCGTCGAGGCCGCCCGCCGGATGAGCGAGCCGAAGACCGCCGGCGCGTAG